A part of Saccharomonospora amisosensis genomic DNA contains:
- a CDS encoding gamma-glutamylcyclotransferase family protein, whose amino-acid sequence MLFVDGDFPAEPYPGARPGCSFVHRDGAGHPLSTAPPRWRTERTPVLAYGSNACPEKITWLRKAMGLTGAVVVARVRCHGVAAVWAAGFRERDGARPATLAAAPGVEEWHAVWFATPDQLAVLDRCEGRGTRYDRVRLRDGTVRLEDGSPVEGALAYVGAAAERMPLLVEGELVRMAAVPQRRARLLTGVPAVSHGLRVEPVSRSACPG is encoded by the coding sequence GTGCTGTTCGTCGACGGCGATTTTCCCGCCGAACCCTATCCCGGTGCCCGGCCCGGCTGTTCTTTCGTGCACCGGGACGGGGCCGGGCATCCGCTGAGCACGGCGCCCCCTCGGTGGCGCACCGAGCGGACCCCGGTGCTGGCATACGGGTCCAACGCCTGCCCTGAGAAGATCACGTGGCTGCGAAAGGCGATGGGGCTGACCGGTGCCGTCGTCGTCGCCCGCGTCCGATGCCACGGCGTCGCGGCTGTCTGGGCAGCAGGGTTTCGCGAACGCGACGGGGCCAGACCCGCCACGCTCGCCGCCGCCCCGGGTGTCGAGGAATGGCACGCGGTGTGGTTCGCGACGCCCGACCAGCTGGCGGTCCTCGACCGCTGCGAAGGCCGAGGTACCCGCTACGACCGGGTCCGGTTGCGCGATGGCACGGTGCGGCTCGAAGACGGCTCGCCGGTCGAGGGCGCGCTTGCCTACGTTGGCGCGGCCGCCGAGCGCATGCCGCTGCTCGTCGAAGGCGAGCTGGTGCGCATGGCCGCCGTGCCACAGCGGCGGGCTCGGCTGCTCACCGGCGTTCCCGCCGTCTCACACGGATTGCGGGTCGAACCGGTCAGTCGATCAGCTTGCCCGGGTTGA
- a CDS encoding S-(hydroxymethyl)mycothiol dehydrogenase, protein MPYEVQGVVARAKGQPVSLETVLVPDPGPGEAVVSVKACGVCHTDLHYREGGINDDFPFLLGHEAAGYVEQVGEGVTDLRPGDFVVLNWRAVCGTCRACKRGKPWYCFQTHNASRPMTLADGTELSPALGIGAFLEKTLVHSGQCTKVNPAAEPEVAGLLGCGVMAGIGASINTGAVTRGDTVAVIGCGGVGDAAIAGAHLAGARTIVAVDTDDRKLEWAKGFGATDTINARGKSHDEMVEAVQELTDSFGADVVIDAVGTPQTWKQAFYARDLAGTVVLVGVPTPDMKLNDMPLIDFFARGGSLKSSWYGDCLPSRDFPMLVDLYLQGRLPLDKFVTERIGVADVEQAFERMHNGEVLRSVVVFD, encoded by the coding sequence ATGCCGTACGAGGTGCAAGGCGTGGTCGCTCGCGCGAAGGGCCAACCGGTCTCGCTGGAGACCGTGCTGGTGCCCGATCCCGGTCCCGGCGAGGCGGTGGTCTCGGTCAAGGCATGCGGGGTGTGCCACACCGACCTGCACTACCGAGAGGGTGGCATAAACGACGACTTCCCGTTCCTGCTCGGGCACGAGGCGGCGGGCTACGTCGAGCAGGTCGGTGAGGGCGTCACTGATCTGCGGCCCGGCGATTTCGTGGTGCTCAACTGGCGCGCGGTGTGCGGCACGTGCAGGGCCTGCAAGCGAGGCAAACCGTGGTACTGCTTCCAGACACACAACGCGAGCAGGCCGATGACGCTCGCCGACGGCACCGAGCTGAGTCCCGCGCTCGGCATCGGCGCCTTCCTGGAGAAGACACTCGTCCACAGCGGACAGTGCACGAAGGTGAACCCCGCTGCCGAGCCGGAGGTGGCCGGCTTGCTCGGCTGCGGCGTGATGGCCGGTATCGGGGCCTCCATAAACACCGGCGCCGTCACGCGGGGAGACACCGTGGCGGTGATCGGCTGCGGGGGTGTCGGTGACGCCGCCATCGCGGGCGCCCACCTGGCCGGGGCACGCACGATCGTCGCGGTCGACACCGACGACAGGAAGCTGGAGTGGGCAAAGGGATTCGGTGCCACCGACACCATCAACGCGCGCGGCAAGAGCCACGACGAAATGGTGGAAGCGGTACAGGAACTGACCGATTCCTTCGGTGCCGACGTGGTGATCGACGCCGTCGGGACTCCGCAGACCTGGAAGCAGGCGTTCTACGCTCGCGATCTCGCGGGCACGGTCGTGCTCGTCGGGGTCCCGACACCGGACATGAAGCTCAACGACATGCCACTGATCGACTTCTTCGCCCGTGGCGGATCGCTGAAGTCGTCCTGGTACGGCGACTGCCTGCCGTCCAGGGACTTTCCGATGCTGGTGGACCTCTACCTGCAGGGCAGGCTGCCGTTGGACAAGTTCGTCACCGAACGCATCGGCGTGGCCGACGTCGAGCAGGCGTTCGAGCGAATGCACAACGGAGAGGTGCTGCGCAGCGTCGTGGTGTTCGACTGA
- a CDS encoding peptidase C39 family protein — protein MGTVTGYEYGHWTSEPHMLDFGATELIASWNARTPEGTWLRFEVAARTGDGEHTRWYVLADWAYGDDGIRRASVPGQRDAHASVDVDTLVAAPGVTFVSYRLRVTLHRPDGSQATPTLMAAGAMASRMPERFEVATHEPELDGGIELAVPRFAQNVHRGRFVEYGGGGEHWCSPAATEMVVEYWGKGPSKRELSWLPSDCPYPSVVHAARHTYDYAYQGTGNWPFNTAYAAAHGLRARVTRLPGLAELRRHVAGGFPVITSLSFRRGELDGAGYGSAGHLMVVTGFTADGDVIVNDPACETTDAVRRVYPRAQFETAWQRTRRHDAVGRVRPGPGGIVYLITP, from the coding sequence GTGGGCACGGTGACCGGTTACGAGTACGGGCACTGGACCTCCGAGCCGCACATGCTGGATTTCGGCGCCACCGAGCTGATCGCGTCGTGGAACGCGCGCACACCCGAGGGCACGTGGTTGCGCTTCGAGGTGGCCGCGCGCACCGGCGACGGCGAGCACACGCGGTGGTACGTGCTCGCCGACTGGGCGTACGGGGACGACGGCATCCGGCGCGCGAGCGTTCCGGGACAGCGTGACGCTCACGCGAGCGTCGACGTGGACACCCTCGTGGCCGCGCCCGGCGTCACGTTCGTCTCCTACCGACTCAGGGTCACGCTTCACCGCCCCGATGGCAGCCAGGCGACCCCGACGCTGATGGCTGCGGGTGCGATGGCCTCGCGAATGCCCGAGCGGTTCGAGGTGGCGACCCACGAGCCGGAGCTGGACGGCGGGATCGAACTCGCGGTCCCCCGATTCGCCCAGAACGTGCACCGGGGCCGCTTCGTCGAGTACGGCGGGGGTGGCGAGCACTGGTGCAGTCCAGCGGCCACCGAGATGGTGGTGGAGTACTGGGGCAAAGGGCCGTCCAAGCGTGAGCTGTCGTGGCTGCCGAGTGACTGCCCCTACCCGAGCGTGGTGCACGCGGCACGCCACACCTACGACTACGCCTACCAGGGCACCGGCAACTGGCCCTTCAACACCGCCTATGCCGCTGCCCACGGTCTCAGGGCACGGGTCACCCGGTTACCGGGCCTTGCCGAACTACGACGCCACGTCGCAGGAGGATTCCCGGTGATCACCTCGCTGTCGTTCCGGCGTGGCGAACTGGACGGCGCGGGCTACGGCAGCGCGGGGCACCTGATGGTGGTAACCGGGTTCACAGCCGACGGTGACGTGATCGTCAACGATCCGGCGTGCGAGACCACCGATGCGGTGCGCAGGGTGTACCCACGCGCGCAGTTCGAGACCGCATGGCAACGCACCAGGCGCCACGACGCCGTAGGCAGGGTCAGACCGGGGCCCGGTGGGATCGTCTACCTCATCACCCCGTGA
- a CDS encoding PaaI family thioesterase produces the protein MDEQATKLIHQAMPFAQRLGIEVLEHSKDLVRTRLAWEHSLTTLGESMHGGALMSLADATGAALAYSNLPEGAQRTTTIESRTSFLRPVGSGHATASARPLHVGRRVIVVETEIHTDTGRLAAKVTQTQAVV, from the coding sequence ATGGACGAACAAGCCACGAAGCTCATCCACCAGGCCATGCCGTTCGCGCAGCGGCTGGGCATCGAGGTCCTCGAGCATTCCAAGGACCTCGTTCGCACTCGGCTCGCGTGGGAGCATTCGCTGACCACGCTCGGCGAGAGCATGCACGGCGGCGCGCTGATGTCGCTCGCCGACGCCACCGGCGCGGCGCTGGCGTACTCCAACCTCCCGGAGGGCGCGCAGCGCACCACGACGATCGAGTCACGGACGAGCTTCCTTCGCCCCGTCGGCAGCGGCCACGCCACAGCGTCGGCCCGGCCGCTGCACGTGGGCAGGCGGGTGATCGTGGTCGAGACCGAGATCCATACCGACACCGGGCGGCTGGCGGCGAAGGTGACGCAGACCCAGGCAGTCGTCTGA
- a CDS encoding long-chain fatty acid--CoA ligase, whose translation MLSTMQDDQLSIANLLRHGSKLHADSAVVTWNGSEGVRKTYGEVGKRAAQLANALRGLGITGDQRVGTFMWNNAEHLEAYLAIPAMGAVLHTLNIRLFPEQLVFVANHAEDHVIIVDGTLVPLLAKQLPHMKTVQHVIVANGDPAALEAPSGVRVHSYDELLTGQPETFDWPVIDERSAAAMCYTSGTTGDPKGVVYSHRSIWLHSMQVCMSDSMRLSEADKALVIVPMFHAMSWGMPYAAFMVGASMVMPDRFLQPEPIAAMLAAEQPTFAGAVPTIWQGLLQQLDANPQDISHLREVVVGGSAAPPAMMHAFEERYGVPILHAWGMTETSPLGSVARPPSTATGEQAWRYRYTQGRFPASVRARLIDDNGNEVPWDGESVGELEVAGPWIAGSYYGDADPDKFHDGWLRTGDVGKITPDGYLTLTDRAKDVIKSGGEWISSVDLENHVMAHPAVAEAAVVGVPDEKWDERPLVAVVVRQGQTVTAEELREFLMDKVAKWQLPEHWTFVEEVPKTSVGKFDKKRLRAAHAEGKLDVSHF comes from the coding sequence ATGCTGAGCACGATGCAGGACGACCAGCTCTCCATCGCCAACCTGCTGCGCCACGGCTCGAAGCTGCACGCGGACAGCGCCGTGGTCACCTGGAACGGGTCGGAAGGCGTGCGCAAGACCTACGGCGAGGTCGGAAAGCGAGCAGCGCAGTTGGCCAACGCCCTGCGCGGACTCGGCATCACCGGCGACCAGCGCGTCGGGACGTTCATGTGGAACAACGCCGAACACCTCGAGGCCTACCTGGCCATACCTGCCATGGGTGCGGTGCTGCACACGCTGAACATCCGGCTGTTCCCTGAGCAACTGGTCTTCGTGGCCAACCACGCCGAGGACCACGTGATCATCGTCGACGGCACCCTGGTGCCGCTGCTTGCCAAGCAGTTGCCGCACATGAAGACGGTGCAGCACGTGATCGTCGCCAACGGCGATCCGGCCGCGCTGGAGGCGCCTAGCGGGGTGCGGGTGCACTCCTACGACGAACTGCTCACCGGGCAACCGGAGACCTTCGACTGGCCGGTCATCGACGAACGTTCCGCCGCCGCGATGTGTTACACCTCGGGTACGACCGGTGACCCCAAGGGTGTCGTGTACTCCCACCGCTCGATCTGGCTGCACTCGATGCAGGTGTGCATGAGCGACAGCATGCGGCTGAGCGAGGCGGACAAGGCACTGGTGATCGTGCCGATGTTCCACGCCATGTCGTGGGGCATGCCCTACGCCGCCTTCATGGTCGGCGCCTCGATGGTCATGCCGGACCGCTTCCTGCAGCCCGAGCCGATCGCGGCGATGCTCGCGGCGGAGCAACCGACATTCGCGGGCGCCGTACCGACCATCTGGCAGGGCCTGCTGCAACAACTCGACGCCAACCCGCAGGACATCTCGCACCTGCGCGAGGTCGTGGTCGGCGGCTCGGCCGCACCGCCCGCGATGATGCACGCGTTCGAGGAGCGCTACGGGGTGCCGATCCTGCATGCCTGGGGTATGACGGAGACCTCTCCACTCGGCAGCGTGGCCCGGCCGCCTTCGACGGCGACAGGCGAACAGGCCTGGCGATACCGCTACACGCAGGGCCGTTTTCCCGCGTCGGTTCGGGCACGGCTCATCGACGACAACGGCAACGAGGTGCCGTGGGACGGCGAGAGCGTCGGCGAACTCGAGGTGGCAGGGCCGTGGATCGCGGGCTCCTACTACGGCGACGCGGACCCGGACAAGTTCCACGACGGCTGGCTGCGCACCGGTGACGTCGGCAAGATCACCCCGGACGGTTACCTGACGCTCACAGACCGCGCCAAGGACGTCATCAAGTCGGGCGGTGAGTGGATCTCCTCGGTGGACCTTGAGAACCACGTGATGGCTCATCCCGCGGTGGCGGAGGCCGCCGTGGTGGGTGTACCGGACGAGAAGTGGGACGAGCGACCGCTGGTGGCCGTAGTCGTCAGGCAAGGCCAGACTGTCACAGCCGAGGAACTGCGAGAATTCCTCATGGACAAGGTGGCGAAGTGGCAGTTGCCCGAGCACTGGACCTTTGTGGAGGAGGTTCCCAAGACCAGCGTCGGCAAGTTCGACAAGAAGCGACTCAGGGCCGCGCACGCCGAGGGCAAGCTCGACGTAAGCCACTTCTGA
- the mihF gene encoding integration host factor, actinobacterial type: MALPTLTPQQRAEALAKAAEARKARSELLASIKSGRESIDKVLMRAKDDKTVGKTKVTQLLKAVPGLGQVKVAALLEQAGIDPDRRAAGLGERQREALINALK; the protein is encoded by the coding sequence TTGGCTTTGCCCACGTTGACTCCGCAGCAGCGGGCGGAAGCCCTGGCCAAGGCGGCTGAGGCCCGCAAGGCACGCTCGGAGCTGCTCGCGTCCATCAAGTCCGGAAGGGAAAGCATTGACAAGGTGCTTATGCGGGCCAAGGACGACAAGACCGTCGGAAAGACGAAGGTCACCCAGTTGCTGAAGGCCGTTCCCGGGCTGGGGCAGGTCAAGGTGGCCGCGTTGCTCGAACAGGCGGGTATCGACCCGGATCGGCGCGCGGCGGGCCTGGGGGAGCGCCAGCGCGAGGCGCTCATCAACGCGCTCAAGTGA
- a CDS encoding isochorismate synthase — MADSSAEGTTAEASVRLLEDYTARDFFLATENATLLGSGVAAALTDTDEVRLSQRVATALQDGLAPIAVGALPFDSAEGTPGRIVLPRRTRLAGPMHPAVDTLPRRQVSPPANAHPVPEPRRHADAVARAVVALRERGLRKVVLARALDVEFTDGVSAEAILHNLVKDNPGGYTFAAGLPGGRTLVGSSPELLLSRQGDRVVSLPHAGSLPRSADPVADTENGKALLSSRKDHIEHAVLAEAVVETLRPFCRKLDVPEMPELVSTPTMWHLRTKITGELVDRDVTALRLAAALHPTPAICGTPTGLARELVTELEPFERGYYAGTVGWVNAEGDGEWAVSIRCAEIGNSALRLYAGGGIVPESDPWAELEETSAKFATLLTAMGLPREWLAEL; from the coding sequence GTGGCCGACTCGAGCGCCGAAGGCACGACCGCTGAGGCGTCGGTCCGACTGCTCGAGGACTACACGGCACGCGACTTCTTCCTCGCTACCGAGAACGCCACCCTGCTCGGTTCCGGCGTGGCGGCTGCGCTGACCGACACCGACGAGGTCCGGCTTTCGCAGCGGGTGGCAACGGCGTTGCAGGACGGCCTCGCGCCGATCGCCGTGGGTGCGTTGCCGTTCGACAGCGCAGAAGGAACACCGGGGCGAATCGTGCTGCCACGGCGAACGAGGCTGGCAGGACCCATGCACCCGGCCGTGGACACCTTACCGCGTAGGCAGGTCAGTCCACCGGCGAACGCGCATCCCGTACCCGAGCCGCGGCGGCACGCCGACGCGGTGGCCCGCGCGGTCGTGGCGCTGCGCGAGCGTGGACTGCGTAAGGTCGTGCTCGCACGGGCACTGGACGTCGAGTTCACCGACGGTGTCTCGGCGGAGGCGATCCTGCACAACCTCGTCAAGGACAACCCCGGCGGCTACACCTTCGCGGCCGGACTGCCAGGGGGACGCACGCTCGTGGGCTCGAGCCCGGAACTGCTGCTCTCCAGGCAAGGAGACCGGGTCGTTTCGCTGCCGCATGCCGGGTCACTGCCCCGTTCGGCCGACCCGGTGGCCGACACCGAGAACGGCAAGGCGCTGCTGTCATCCCGCAAGGACCACATCGAGCACGCCGTGCTGGCCGAGGCGGTGGTGGAGACCCTGCGGCCGTTCTGTCGCAAGCTCGACGTGCCTGAGATGCCGGAGTTGGTGTCCACGCCGACGATGTGGCACCTGCGCACCAAGATCACCGGAGAGCTGGTGGACCGTGACGTGACCGCGCTGCGCCTGGCCGCCGCGCTGCATCCCACACCGGCGATCTGCGGCACCCCGACCGGGTTGGCCAGGGAACTGGTCACCGAACTGGAGCCGTTCGAACGCGGCTACTACGCGGGCACCGTCGGCTGGGTGAACGCCGAGGGCGACGGCGAGTGGGCTGTGTCGATCCGGTGCGCGGAGATCGGGAACTCGGCACTGCGGCTTTACGCGGGCGGAGGCATCGTGCCGGAGTCCGACCCATGGGCCGAGCTGGAAGAGACGTCGGCCAAGTTCGCCACGTTGCTGACGGCGATGGGCCTGCCTCGTGAGTGGTTAGCGGAGTTGTAG
- a CDS encoding 4'-phosphopantetheinyl transferase family protein gives MTTCEVWWATPLREVADHLALLSEPERERYEAYRKQADRSRFLTGRVLAKTVAGRRLGLSPAVIRFDAACPTCGKQHGPPRLPGTGIALSISHAAERVGVAVTGGPAVGLDVESTDRRADEALVSYALNDSELATWRELPEPDRPAGFFTYWTRKEAAMKAAGKGLHIPLRGLTMSAPGTRPRLLESTDAALNPAVTRMADLDPGPGYRAAVAVLTTDEIEVTERWWSLAPTIDGQW, from the coding sequence GTGACGACATGCGAGGTGTGGTGGGCCACGCCCTTGCGCGAGGTGGCTGATCACCTCGCACTGCTCAGCGAGCCGGAGCGCGAACGCTACGAGGCCTATCGCAAGCAGGCCGACCGGTCGAGGTTCCTCACCGGGCGCGTGCTGGCCAAAACGGTGGCGGGGCGACGACTGGGACTCAGCCCGGCGGTCATCCGCTTCGACGCCGCCTGCCCAACCTGCGGCAAACAGCACGGCCCTCCACGGCTGCCCGGCACAGGTATCGCGTTGTCCATCTCCCACGCGGCCGAACGGGTGGGCGTAGCGGTCACCGGCGGCCCGGCGGTGGGGCTCGACGTGGAATCGACGGACAGGAGGGCCGACGAAGCGCTGGTGTCGTACGCCCTCAACGACTCCGAGCTGGCCACCTGGCGTGAGCTGCCCGAACCGGATCGGCCCGCCGGGTTCTTCACGTACTGGACGCGCAAGGAGGCCGCCATGAAGGCGGCGGGAAAGGGCCTGCACATACCGTTGCGCGGACTGACGATGTCGGCTCCTGGCACGCGGCCACGATTGCTGGAATCCACCGACGCCGCGCTGAACCCCGCCGTGACCCGGATGGCCGACCTCGACCCCGGTCCCGGCTACCGAGCGGCTGTGGCCGTGCTCACCACCGACGAGATCGAGGTCACCGAACGGTGGTGGAGCCTCGCCCCCACTATCGACGGACAATGGTAG
- a CDS encoding acyl-CoA dehydrogenase family protein, giving the protein MDFSLSVEEREIRDWVRTFVQRELMPLEQEVLRRERAGQPGLTGDELTELQFKARESGFWGVQTPQEYGGMGLSAVMTALLEAELGRTFVPFRFGGAADNILFYANDEQKERYLLPTIEGKRKSCFAITEPGAGSDAKAIRTSARKDGSDWIINGEKTFITGGNEADFTMVFAITDPDKGANGGVTCFLVDRELGWRSEPIDTMGEWGPASLVFEDVRVPESQILGELGQGFNLAMQWIGRGRYLLPARAIGSCERLLTMAIDHANTRHTFGAPIAQRQAIQWMIADSGVEIEALRWLVLHAAWQVDSGMDSRHAQSIAKLYGGVKANEIVDRVLQIHGGMGYTRELPIERWYRELRLLRIYEGTDEIQRRTIARNLLRGHARVGGVLG; this is encoded by the coding sequence ATGGATTTCAGCCTGAGCGTCGAGGAACGCGAGATTCGTGACTGGGTGCGCACGTTCGTGCAGCGGGAACTCATGCCGCTGGAACAGGAAGTGCTGCGCAGAGAACGAGCGGGACAGCCGGGGCTGACCGGCGACGAGCTCACCGAGTTGCAGTTCAAGGCGCGCGAGTCAGGTTTCTGGGGTGTGCAGACCCCGCAGGAGTACGGCGGTATGGGGCTTTCGGCCGTGATGACAGCCCTGCTGGAGGCGGAACTCGGCCGCACGTTCGTGCCGTTCCGGTTCGGTGGCGCCGCGGACAACATCCTGTTCTACGCCAACGACGAGCAGAAGGAGCGTTACCTGCTGCCCACCATCGAGGGCAAGCGCAAGTCCTGCTTCGCGATCACCGAGCCCGGTGCGGGTTCGGACGCGAAGGCGATCCGCACCAGTGCCCGCAAGGACGGCTCCGACTGGATCATCAACGGCGAGAAGACGTTCATCACCGGCGGCAACGAGGCCGACTTCACGATGGTCTTCGCCATCACCGACCCGGACAAGGGTGCGAACGGCGGGGTCACGTGCTTCCTGGTGGACAGGGAGCTGGGGTGGCGTTCCGAGCCGATCGACACGATGGGCGAGTGGGGTCCGGCCTCGCTGGTGTTCGAGGATGTCCGGGTGCCGGAAAGCCAGATCCTCGGCGAACTCGGGCAGGGGTTCAACCTCGCCATGCAGTGGATCGGCAGGGGCAGGTACCTGCTGCCCGCCAGGGCGATCGGCTCCTGTGAGCGGCTGCTGACGATGGCCATCGACCACGCCAACACCAGGCACACTTTCGGCGCACCGATCGCGCAGCGGCAGGCGATTCAATGGATGATCGCCGATTCCGGTGTCGAGATCGAGGCGTTGCGCTGGCTCGTGTTGCACGCGGCCTGGCAGGTGGACTCCGGAATGGACTCCCGGCACGCGCAGTCGATCGCCAAGCTCTACGGCGGGGTCAAGGCCAACGAGATCGTCGACAGGGTGCTACAGATTCACGGCGGCATGGGATACACGCGGGAGCTGCCGATCGAGCGCTGGTACCGCGAGCTGCGACTGCTACGCATCTACGAGGGCACCGACGAGATCCAGCGCCGTACCATCGCGCGCAACCTGCTGAGGGGCCACGCCAGAGTCGGCGGGGTCCTCGGCTAG
- a CDS encoding TetR/AcrR family transcriptional regulator yields MALASGQRVRRAAVKLFATRGFHGTGIRDLARAAKLSSASLYHYMGTKEDLLADIMRDCLRDLITAATETLDGVQDPRERVIRLVTLHVRTHATQPEETRIVDNEIHVLSPNAQRSVIALRDEYERLWTQAIADGLAQGVFRTTQPAVTRIALLEMCNGVARWYSPRGQLSLDELGAHFAELALRGLGACPHGCTEGRSGGE; encoded by the coding sequence ATGGCGCTAGCCAGCGGGCAGCGGGTGCGACGTGCGGCGGTGAAGCTGTTCGCCACCAGGGGTTTCCACGGCACGGGCATCCGCGATCTGGCGAGAGCCGCCAAGCTGTCCTCGGCGAGTCTGTATCACTACATGGGCACCAAGGAGGACCTGCTCGCCGACATCATGCGCGACTGCCTGCGCGACCTGATCACCGCGGCCACCGAGACCCTCGACGGAGTCCAAGATCCACGCGAACGAGTGATCAGGCTGGTCACGCTGCATGTCCGTACCCATGCCACCCAACCCGAAGAAACCCGGATCGTCGACAACGAGATCCACGTGCTCTCACCCAACGCGCAACGGTCGGTGATCGCGCTTCGAGACGAGTACGAACGGCTGTGGACCCAGGCCATCGCCGATGGACTGGCCCAGGGTGTGTTCCGTACCACCCAACCAGCCGTGACCAGGATCGCGCTGCTGGAAATGTGCAACGGGGTGGCCAGGTGGTACTCGCCACGCGGGCAGCTTTCCCTCGACGAGCTCGGCGCGCACTTCGCCGAGCTGGCCCTGCGCGGCCTCGGCGCTTGCCCTCACGGCTGCACTGAGGGACGCTCGGGGGGTGAGTGA
- a CDS encoding AMP-binding protein — protein MREQHLFGLLERAARDWPDSQAWVFDETGERFTFAEILASVERLARALAALGVGPGDRVAVLLRNQPEFPLLWLALARLGGVLVPVNTNYRELDGEHVLARSGARLAVTTPEFTDLLGSIAPRTRVERVLTVAELTFDGELPDFRPVPELPTNIQYTSGTTGSPKGCVLPHRYWTALAADLMARHPAITADDTILTAQPFHYIDPQWNVVLGLASGAKLVVLDRFHPASFWQRVRQHGVTWFYCLGLMPTLLLRMPPSPRDRQHRVRAISASAIPRELHAELERRWGVGWFEAFGMTETGADIRMDPADHDEQVGTGCIGRAAPHREIVIADERGRPVPRGQIGELLIRGVGLMHGYHDDPDATARAFRGGWFHTGDLATMDEQGRVFHAGRTKDMIRRSGENVSAAEVEGALLLHPHVRAVAVLGVPDELRGEEIIAHVVVESGREPDPCGLADFCAGKLAYFKVPRYWAFHDELPMTASERVAKGQLRAKAARARVFDTVEGAWR, from the coding sequence ATGAGGGAGCAGCACCTGTTCGGCCTGCTCGAGCGGGCCGCACGCGACTGGCCGGACTCGCAGGCCTGGGTGTTCGACGAAACCGGCGAGCGATTCACCTTCGCCGAGATCCTGGCCAGCGTCGAACGGCTGGCCCGCGCGCTGGCCGCGCTGGGGGTGGGACCAGGCGACCGAGTCGCCGTGCTGCTGCGCAACCAGCCGGAGTTCCCGCTGCTGTGGCTGGCTCTTGCGCGGCTCGGCGGTGTGCTCGTGCCGGTGAACACCAACTACCGGGAGCTGGACGGCGAGCACGTGCTGGCGCGCTCGGGGGCGCGGCTGGCCGTGACGACGCCGGAGTTCACCGACCTGCTCGGCTCGATCGCGCCAAGAACGCGCGTTGAACGGGTTCTGACAGTGGCGGAACTGACCTTCGACGGTGAACTGCCCGACTTCCGGCCGGTACCGGAGCTGCCCACCAACATCCAGTACACCTCCGGCACGACAGGCTCACCCAAGGGCTGCGTCCTGCCACACCGCTACTGGACAGCGCTCGCGGCGGACCTGATGGCCAGGCATCCGGCCATCACCGCCGACGACACCATCCTCACCGCACAGCCCTTCCATTACATCGATCCACAGTGGAACGTGGTGTTGGGGTTGGCCTCCGGAGCCAAGCTCGTGGTGCTGGACCGGTTCCATCCGGCCTCCTTCTGGCAACGCGTGCGCCAGCACGGCGTGACCTGGTTCTACTGCCTTGGGTTGATGCCGACACTGCTGCTGCGCATGCCGCCGTCACCGCGGGACCGTCAGCACCGGGTACGGGCGATCAGCGCTTCGGCCATCCCACGCGAACTGCACGCCGAGCTGGAGCGGCGTTGGGGTGTCGGCTGGTTCGAGGCGTTCGGCATGACCGAGACCGGAGCAGACATCCGGATGGACCCGGCAGACCACGACGAGCAAGTCGGCACGGGCTGCATCGGCAGAGCCGCCCCACACCGAGAGATCGTGATCGCCGACGAACGGGGCAGGCCGGTGCCGCGCGGGCAGATCGGGGAGCTGCTTATCAGGGGGGTCGGGTTGATGCACGGTTACCACGACGACCCCGACGCCACGGCGCGAGCCTTCCGCGGCGGCTGGTTCCACACAGGTGACCTGGCCACGATGGACGAGCAAGGCCGGGTGTTCCACGCGGGCAGGACCAAGGACATGATCCGGCGCAGCGGGGAGAACGTGTCCGCCGCGGAGGTGGAGGGCGCGCTGCTGCTGCACCCGCACGTCCGTGCGGTGGCCGTGCTTGGCGTGCCCGACGAGCTGCGCGGCGAGGAGATCATCGCCCACGTCGTCGTGGAATCGGGCCGCGAACCGGACCCATGCGGGCTCGCCGACTTCTGCGCGGGCAAGCTCGCCTACTTCAAGGTGCCGCGCTACTGGGCCTTCCACGACGAGTTGCCGATGACGGCCTCCGAGCGGGTCGCCAAGGGACAACTCCGCGCCAAGGCGGCGCGGGCAAGGGTGTTCGACACGGTGGAGGGCGCATGGCGCTAG